In one window of Cupriavidus necator N-1 DNA:
- a CDS encoding sensor histidine kinase, with amino-acid sequence MSTNQLYAGYQSELADFRLAFSRGGAYTAIALVLLGVGLDYGQYPQQQLAFGVARVLVSLLIAGVVVVLYSAAGRRFAPWLTLTWLLLPQIMIAWMIWQTEGAQSPYYVGLNLAIFASGIALPFGLWQNLVFGVLSYLLYVLACLFHPGGIEPVGAFIANSLFLLFAAAASGVYTFFNERARFMLFRLKDEVAEKNTELEVINRRLADIKGQMLQQEKMAAIGTLAAGLLHEVNNPVNFCLMAIEVAMEEPQAKENPSLEECLVDAKQGMQRIQHIVSDLKTFAYRKPGAEVEGTPFLFEKALDSSIRLTAHELRGVSLSRELPADTLVLGDEAAIIGVLINLFSNAALAMRKAGTAAPAIHTTARWDNHRLHIMVRDNGPGIPQENLARVFEPFFTTREVGQGLGLGLSISYAVVERHGGQLYAESELGQWTAFSFDLPRAE; translated from the coding sequence GCCTGGCATTCAGCCGTGGCGGCGCCTATACCGCGATCGCGCTGGTTCTGCTCGGCGTCGGACTCGATTACGGCCAGTATCCGCAGCAGCAGCTTGCCTTCGGGGTGGCGCGCGTGCTGGTGTCGCTGTTGATCGCGGGCGTGGTGGTGGTGCTGTACAGCGCTGCGGGGCGCCGCTTCGCGCCATGGCTGACGCTGACGTGGCTGCTGCTGCCACAGATCATGATTGCGTGGATGATCTGGCAGACTGAAGGGGCGCAGTCGCCATACTACGTCGGGCTTAACCTCGCGATCTTCGCGTCGGGCATCGCGCTGCCGTTCGGCTTGTGGCAGAACCTGGTGTTCGGCGTGCTCTCGTACCTGCTGTACGTACTGGCATGCCTGTTCCACCCCGGCGGCATCGAGCCGGTGGGCGCTTTTATCGCCAATTCACTGTTCCTGCTGTTCGCCGCGGCGGCCAGCGGGGTCTATACCTTCTTCAACGAGCGGGCGCGCTTCATGTTGTTCCGTCTGAAGGACGAGGTCGCCGAGAAGAATACTGAGCTCGAGGTGATCAACCGCCGGCTGGCCGACATCAAGGGCCAGATGCTGCAGCAGGAGAAGATGGCCGCCATCGGTACGCTGGCGGCCGGGCTGCTGCACGAGGTGAACAACCCGGTCAACTTCTGCCTGATGGCGATCGAGGTGGCGATGGAAGAGCCGCAGGCCAAGGAGAACCCTTCGCTGGAAGAGTGCCTGGTCGACGCCAAGCAGGGGATGCAGCGCATCCAGCATATCGTCTCCGACCTCAAGACCTTTGCCTACCGCAAGCCGGGCGCCGAGGTGGAAGGCACGCCGTTCCTGTTCGAGAAGGCGCTCGATTCGTCGATCCGGCTGACCGCGCATGAGCTGCGCGGCGTCAGCCTCAGCCGCGAACTGCCTGCCGACACCCTGGTGCTGGGCGACGAGGCGGCCATCATCGGCGTGCTGATCAACCTGTTCTCGAATGCCGCGCTGGCCATGCGCAAGGCGGGCACGGCCGCGCCGGCGATCCATACCACGGCCCGGTGGGACAACCACCGCCTGCACATCATGGTGCGCGACAACGGCCCTGGCATCCCCCAGGAAAACCTGGCGCGCGTGTTCGAGCCGTTCTTCACCACGCGCGAGGTGGGGCAGGGGCTTGGCCTGGGCCTGTCGATCAGCTACGCGGTGGTGGAGCGCCACGGCGGGCAGCTGTATGCCGAGAGCGAACTGGGCCAGTGGACCGCGTTCAGCTTCGACCTGCCGCGTGCGGAGTAA